Sequence from the Amaranthus tricolor cultivar Red isolate AtriRed21 chromosome 1, ASM2621246v1, whole genome shotgun sequence genome:
AGTCCCTAAAGCAAATCGGACATTTtgtggtgaataggagggagaaTTTATTTAGTGGGTATGTAATTTAATTAGGTTGTATAtgggagtatttttttaatatgagtcCTAAAAGATTTAGTTGTAATTTATGTATGAAAGTTTTGTTGTCATCATcatactttttatttgaaaattttttgtgGTAATTTGGTTACTTGACAGAGACTgtataatatttgtattttggatcttatatgaaagaaaatgttgtatttttaagctcatttctttggaaggaagtttatttattttggtcatgaatTGCAGAAATGTATACTTTTCTATAAAAATTCTAGTTCTAGAAAGTAGCAAAGCATCTATTGACTGAAAAGGTAACATGGGTGAATGATGATTATGCTCTATGGGGAGATTTCTTTTTCTTCTAACTGAAATCAACCTGATGGGTAAAAGTGATTTTTTTAACCTTGATGTGTACGTTTTTCATAATTTGTAGAATTTGTCAATAATAGTTTCATTGATTTGGTGCTTAGATTCACCTTATACTCCATTTTTCACTTTAAGAAGTCAACAAGAATCTAGGTCCAGACGTGTCTAGGCTATGGCCTCACTAATTTGATTAAACGTCCAACTAATATTGAATTGTATTATACAAAAGAAGGACAATCAGCACACATGTAGACATGTGTGATACTAGTGTTTTAGGACTTGCTCTTGATATTCATTGAGTCATGATatcatcttcatttttttctATCCTGGTTAGAGCTTATAATCTTTTCAAGTTGTGAGCCTTGTTTGGTGTGATTATGGGGGGTTTGTCTGAGTATTCTTTCGGGTTTCAAGTAATATATTTGGGTTGAGTTGTTTTTGTTTACTAAGCGTGTAAATAGTTATGTTAAGCTGGCTTTATCTAATGTTAATTTATTCTGGAGTTGGGTGTTTTCATGTTTCAATCCCGGTTGGAGTTTATCTAATAGTTTCTTACGACCTTTGGGAGCGTCTCATCATGGCTGTTTTTATAGAACATTTGATGCAGTTTAGCTAATCATCATATACATATTGGGATAATCAAGGGTTTAGACTGGGTAAAGAACCGTGAAAATTGATAGTTTAATTTGTAGCCAAAACATGAAAATTATTTGCACTCCTGCTACAAAATTTACACATTTTTGGTGATTTGAATGAATGATTTGAGGGCTCTTCTATGCTGGTTAGGTATATAAGGATAAGCGGAAGCATCCTACATCATACGTTACTGTAAACTTCGTGTGATATGGAGAATAGTAATTACATTACATTAGCTCAATGTCATTTGTGACTTCCACCTAGGTTCTAGATGGAATCAAGAGGAAAACAGTAGGGTGTCTTTGAGGGTATGCGAGGTGATCGACCGCACAGGGCCCCCTCATTCTCCCGTATACGAAAAAGTTactaaaaaagaaatatgttaattttattaataaaataaatatatttactataaataaggtgcaaaataaaagttttacaCAGGGCCCCAAAGTTTTCAAGACGGCTCTCAAAACATTAATATTGGTTTCTTTTTATTCCACCTATGTTAACCTTTGTGGTTGATTTTCCTTCATCCATCTGATATTGTGACGGGGATATCATAGGCAATGCATCACTCCAGCAATTGTACCGTTGCTAGAGCTGGTAGTTGTAGTCATCTTTGATGGTTCTTCATAATTAAAGTTCATGGTTCTTCCCCATTCCAGCAATTTGACTCTATGCTGTTATATGGTGGTGCATGATCAGATGTTAGCTGCAGGAATATTCTTATGATTTGTAGTAGTATAAGTTATATCTACATACATTGTCTAGATCCTCATTTTCGCCTTTGTGTTCTTGCTGCAGAGAAGGATAGAGAATTAGGAGAAGCACATACAGAAATCAAAGCATTAAAGCATTCAGAACGCCTCAAAGAAAAGGCAGTTGAAGAGGTAACTACTCTGCTTTCTGATTTGATATCCTTTTCAATGCTTGATTAGTGTTAGGATCTAAAGCTTTGAAACCCAGTGTCATATAGGTGTACTATGTGTTGAGGTGTGAGGTTCACCAGGTTTCGTTGATCACCCTTATATGTTTTGTACTTATGATGGGGACAATGATATACCTGACATCTACACTGAATGCTAGCCCCTACCCCTTTCAAGAGAGATTATGCTGTATAATTTCCATGTCACTTTTATGTGATACACCTTATGTGTAGTCCTCATGATCTCAAATTTTCTGATAAGTTCGGTTCTGCACATCCAGCTTAGTGACGAGCTTCTAAAGGTGGATGGAAAGTTAAAAGCTACTGAAGCTGTTTTGGAAAGCAAGGTATCAAGCATAAGTACTGGTTCAGTCTTCAACATTTATCGTTAAGCTTCACTTTTGGATGCTATAGTGAGGTGGTGTCATCCTAATTTTGCAGAACCTTGAAAtcaaaaagatcaatgaagaaaagaAAGCTGCTCTTGCTGCTCAATTTGCCGCAGAAGCCACACTTAGACGAGTGCATGCTGCTCAAAAGGATGATGACATGCCCCCTATAGAGGCCATTATTGCTCCGCTAGAGGCAGAGCTAAAGCTGGCTAGGCAGGAGGTATTTTTTGTCCATTTAAAACTGAATctagctataatattttttctTGTAAAATGAACTACTTAGGTGTTTAACATGATACTTACTTCATCCCGTCCGTTTTTTTTTGTTGGGTGAAATTTTATCTTTGTTGACTTGATGGAACATTTTTGAGTTACTGATTTATTTTTCTATGTTTAGATTGCTAAGTTGCAGGATGACAACCGGGCGTTGGATCGTCTCACAAAATCCAAAGAAGCTGCATTATTGGAGGCAGAGAAAACTGTTCAGATCGCTATGGCAAAAGCGTCTTTGGTTGATGATTTGCAAAACAAGAACCAGGAGTTGATGAAGCAGATTGAAATCTGTCAGGtgtcattttatttttctttctcaaGTTGATTAAGACAAACTGTATCTTTATGGTTCTTTTTAGTTGAGTAATGAATTTTACGGATTCTATCAGGAGGAGAACAAAATTCTGGACAAAATGCATCGTCAAAAGGTAGCAGAAGTTGAAAAGTTAACACAAACTGTTCGAGAGCTTGAGGAGGCAGTATTGGCTGGTGGAGCTGCCGCCAATGCTGTGCGTGATTACCAGCGTAAAGTGCAGGAGATGAATGTAACTCTATATTCtcaaattggtttattttaagaaaaagtaGGCTTGGTATCTGAACATAGCTTGAACTTTCATCTGATTTGAACTCTATATTTTCTTAGGAGGAGAAGAAAACTCTTGACAGGGAGCTTGCTCGTGCTAAAGTTACCGCAAATAGGGTTGCTACTGTTGTGGCTAATGAATGGAAAGATGGAAATGACAAAGTTATGCCCGTAAAGCAATGGCTTGAAGAGCGAAAATATTATCAGGTATGTAATCTCTTAGCTCTCGTTTTACCTGCTTCCGCCATCTTCGATTGTTGATGTAGTCTTGTAGATCTCGACTACTATAACTGTATTTCTGTGTTTACTGTGTTCTTATAGGGTGAAATGCAGCAACTTCGGGATAAGCTTGCAGTTGCTGAACGCACAGCCAAAGCAGAAGCACAGTTAAAAGTAAGGTCACCATCTTTTTTCTTCTTAGTTTATAGGTCTTCTATGGTTCTCTAATGCTTATTTGTTTCCTCGTTAGGAGAAATATCAATTAAGATTTAAGGTTTTAGAAGAAAGATTAAGAGGATCCGCGAGTACCAACCCTCCGCGTGTCACCCCAGAAAGAAGAAGTCTAAGTAGTGGTCGAACACGGCGTCAGTCTCTTGGAGGAGTGGAAAATGTCTCAAGGTTGACTTCTAATGGATACTTGTCTAAGAGAACCACAAATTCACCATCTGGGACTCAATCCAATTGTGTAGTTGCACTACTAAAGAACGTTAAGAATCCTTCACGGTCATTTGATGGTGGTGATAAACCTCAAGGAGATAATCCATGTCCAACAGTGGTTAACGCAGCTTCAAATGGTATCGACAAGATCCAAAATGGCTCTCGGAAAGACGATGATCATAATTTAGTTGAAAAACCAAAAACGGACTCTGACGATGTTGTATCTGGAGCATTGTATGATATGTTACAAAAGGAAGTTGTAACTCTCAGGAAAGTCTGTCATGAGAAAGCTCAGAGTATCAAGGACAAGGATGACGCGATAGAGGTTAGAAACTACTACAGTTTCTGAACTTTCttcattttaaagatttttcacTAGGTTCCTCtcagtttaattgaattttcacTAGGGttgattttcagttttcaccaagTACAAGAAGGATCAAATCCCCCTCCCCTCTTGCCTGTACGATATTCTCCTCATCCTGGACCCCAAAATGAAGTTTGAGAACAAAAATTGTAATCAATATTGGGATTTATATCTAGAAAGTTAAGGTGTATGTAACTGTAAGGTTCCTGGGGTGGGCATCATCTGGTTTTTTTTTCCTGATATGGTTAAATCGTACTAAACTTCAAACGTTTGAATTCAGATGTTATCGAAGAAAGTTGAGACCCTAAACAAAGCAATGGAAGTAGAAGCGAAAAAAATGAGAAGAGAAGTGGCAGCAATGGAGAAGGAAGTTGCCGCAATCCGTATGAACAAGGAAAATGAGCAACGAAACCGAAGAATGAGTATTGCTAGAGGAGTTGTCAATGGATCTCAACCGCGTTCTGCAAGGTAATTACTCATTTTGTCCCATTAAAATTGCTATAGTTGTCCTTAAAAGCTCTCAGCTCACATAGAAGTGTAAAgttgttcaaaacagacccaaTGATCCGAAATTTACCTTACCATGTAATCGAACCTGATTTGACCcgatttcaaaattatttacaattatgtaaaaaacaatatGAGCTAAAAATTCGATTTCAAATCGATCCTAAACACTtaacccgatgacccgaatgaacacaaATGCGTAATATAGTGGGGCATAGGTGTATACTGCAAAGTTAGAACTTAGAAGATTCCTATTtactttgttttttcttttttccttatgTTACTCAATTTATGGTTTATGGCCTATATATCCTTTCTATTGCAGGAACATTCGGAATTTGTAGACTATGATCTTTGCATCGACATGCTTACACGAAGGATTCGACCTTTCAACTCTAGAATTATAGGGCTTTGCATTCCTTTTTCCTGTTCATCCTGTAAAGAGCTgacttgtatatttgtattaacAACATGATTATGATTTATTTGAGATTAGTGTTATGTGAATTAGGTTTTGATAtggttattttttaattacaccATATTTGAAGGATTTgctgagattttttttttctttttgtaaagGGCATAGCTACATGCCCTAGTTGTCAAGTTAGACATTTTGTCAGATTGCTATCTTTGGAAGGATGGGCTAAAGCTACTTTTGACTTTAACTAGTTATGGATTCATATTTTCTCTTTTCAAGTGTGCTTTGATTGTGTTTAATACTTTATGTCTTTGATTGTATATGGAATTGAAACCTGCCGACTGACACTGCATAATTATGGAAGAGTTTTATTTAGTGCCCTTTTTATGCTATTAAGGTAACAAAGTAAAAGTATATTTTGGTATTGTCTATTAAAAGGATGAAAGAAAATGCCttcaatttataattttcttatattcTTGTTGTGATGAATTTTAATGTCATTTTATTTTGGGTGTTGTAAATGAAATTTACTACATACATTAGCAGTGTTCTTGTATTTTTACTCGGGATCTtatcaataaatttaaaattcgtttatttttttgtttgagtAGTCATGCTATTACATTTGTGATCAAGTTGAagtttgttttcttctttttcatgTTCATTCGATTGTAAATTTGAACTTTTTCGTATAAATTAATGTTTAACATTCACGGTCGAATGTTTAATATGGGTGGATAATGAATTACAGATATAAGCTAAATCCTATCATAAGTGTTTTGCCttttacaaaaggataaaactAACCGTCTAGAAATCTCAACATGTGTTCTTTTGTTGTTTTAGATTATACactatttacaattttaaacaCAAAAGGTAAAAATAAAGgaatataaaatcattttgaaaattaatattctttttAACTGTATTGAAAATTTGGAATCTCATTAACCAACtttttatatgcttgaaatacaAAATTTTGAGATGGGCAAACCTAGCTTGACCTAATCTACCTACCTCGATCAAAGTTGAAATACAAAGACCTACTTGTGaaactaaattaatttattgataatAAAGTTATACGACAtatacattaaaattaacaagcaaataaataaattaatttaaaatcaaataataatctAAATAAATGTAACCACAATTGTTTGTACATGATAATTGAGATCTGTTTCATATCTTTTTTGATATAACTTTTAACAAATGAGTCATTCGATCTAATTGAGTTTTCATATAGATTTgatcttatattattttttgtaaatgcAAGATTGATATCTCTATTGAAAACCCAAGTATTTTCAACAATAAATGGAGGCCACATATGTAGAAAAAAGCTATAAAATGagctttttataaaaaaaaaattcataaataagctcttaaaaattttaataccaaaataaGCGGTTTCAAAATTCAACTTAAGAAAAAGCTTATTAAGCCTAATGAAGATATATGAACTAAAAAAGACCCTAATATAAATTCTTTTGTTgtacatttaataataaatttttattaaaattagggaaatttgcaaaga
This genomic interval carries:
- the LOC130827466 gene encoding microtubule-associated protein 70-1-like, which gives rise to MANGEVTAAPARLTTSASFKYRKKNGGHSRVNSEVEDVVHLLHGSDPVRVELTRLENEVREKDRELGEAHTEIKALKHSERLKEKAVEELSDELLKVDGKLKATEAVLESKNLEIKKINEEKKAALAAQFAAEATLRRVHAAQKDDDMPPIEAIIAPLEAELKLARQEIAKLQDDNRALDRLTKSKEAALLEAEKTVQIAMAKASLVDDLQNKNQELMKQIEICQEENKILDKMHRQKVAEVEKLTQTVRELEEAVLAGGAAANAVRDYQRKVQEMNEEKKTLDRELARAKVTANRVATVVANEWKDGNDKVMPVKQWLEERKYYQGEMQQLRDKLAVAERTAKAEAQLKEKYQLRFKVLEERLRGSASTNPPRVTPERRSLSSGRTRRQSLGGVENVSRLTSNGYLSKRTTNSPSGTQSNCVVALLKNVKNPSRSFDGGDKPQGDNPCPTVVNAASNGIDKIQNGSRKDDDHNLVEKPKTDSDDVVSGALYDMLQKEVVTLRKVCHEKAQSIKDKDDAIEMLSKKVETLNKAMEVEAKKMRREVAAMEKEVAAIRMNKENEQRNRRMSIARGVVNGSQPRSARNIRNL